TAGCGGCAGGGCCATAAAAACGGCTTTGTTCAAGAAATACGGTAAAGAAAATCTGCGGGAGGCGTTCAGCAAAGTTTCAACGTGCAATATCTGTGATGCCATGCATAATAAAGGTGCGATGCGGGATATTTTTCCGCTAAAAAAAGGTTATCACATGGTCGGAAAAGCATTGACGGTAAAGACAATAGACGGTGACTGGGCAAAAGTGGTGGAAGCCATCGATGCTGCTGATGAAGGAGGCATCATTGTCGTGCAGGCGGGCGAGGGCCGCAGGGCGGTATGGGGTGAGTTAGCCACTTGGAGCAGCGTGAAAAATAGGATAGGGGGGATTGTCATAGACGGGGCTGTTAGAGATATTCACGAAATTATGAAGAACGACATTCCCGTTTATACAAAAAAGATTGTTCCAGAGGCAGGTGAGCCCGAGGGATACGGAGAAATAGGGAGTGAAATAATTTGTGGCGGGCAGACTGTCAGGACTGGGGACTGGATAGTTGGGGACGACAGCGGTGTTGTTATTGTCCAAAAAGAAAGGGCGCAGGAGATAGCAAACCGTGCCCTCAATGTTCACGAAAGGGAAAATAGAATAAGGGAGGAAATAAAAAGAGGCAGCTCGCTGGGAAAAGTTCTGGAACTCAAAAAATGGGATAAAGTGAGATAGCTCTTTTCAGTAGCGGGTACCGGCAAGGGCAATTAAGTTTTCTTGTGAAGGGACCATAACTATTGAAGAAATATGCGTTGGATATTTTTCTAGTCATACCAGAGAATGACCATATATCCTTTCATTCATCCGCAGAAGCTGTTTGAAAGTTAACTTTAAATGCAAACAATGCATTAAAAATTACATGAAGGCTAGAAGTAATTGGTCATTCACTTTTCCCAAGCCGGATGAAAATATGTGCATTATTTGCACTACTTGTTATGATGACAAATCGCTGTTAAAATGATAAAATGAAAGCCAGATTTCTAGCAATTGTGATAATCGCTTTTTTCGTTATTCCAAACTCAGATGCGTCTGATCATACTTCCGTAAATGTTGT
This region of Candidatus Thermoplasmatota archaeon genomic DNA includes:
- a CDS encoding orotidine 5'-phosphate decarboxylase / HUMPS family protein, which produces MKPVLQVALDLINAHRAIQIANEAVAGGADWLEAGTPLIKSEGMDAIRQLKKFGKKIVADMKTMDVGAVEAEVASKAGADVVCILGLASDETLMEAIKAAHRYGAEIMVDLMGVEDAAERAMAVEKMGADYICVHVSIDDQMAGMEPFEGIKQVAESCNLPVAAAGGINSESAHIAVENGASIVIVGGAITKAANVTEATMKIKGAIDSGRAIKTALFKKYGKENLREAFSKVSTCNICDAMHNKGAMRDIFPLKKGYHMVGKALTVKTIDGDWAKVVEAIDAADEGGIIVVQAGEGRRAVWGELATWSSVKNRIGGIVIDGAVRDIHEIMKNDIPVYTKKIVPEAGEPEGYGEIGSEIICGGQTVRTGDWIVGDDSGVVIVQKERAQEIANRALNVHERENRIREEIKRGSSLGKVLELKKWDKVR